A window of Streptomyces sp. DG1A-41 contains these coding sequences:
- a CDS encoding penicillin acylase family protein: MPRRNPRTVLDRMRTPRGIPGFLKTASVCALIAGLLSPLSQAAASETETAQAAAAANDHCGNQCSDILPPGQNGNATLAQILLNQAFGTQPEHAADQLGPYADLAKGYTGLTNDKINNFFNDASFGVPADQVASTVKPAGRGDVTIVRDKKTGVPHITGTTRYGTEFGAGYAAAQDRLWLMDVFRHVGRGQLTSFAGGAPSNQGLEQQFWRHAPYTEADLQAQIDNAIATNGERGKLALADAKAYLDGINAYIDASDSGRYFPGEYVLTGHKDSVTNAGKIEHFKITDMVALASVIGALFGSGGGGEVNNALSLLAAQEKYGVAEGTEVWESFRERNDPEAVLTQHDGSFPYATKPDNPQGRALPNAGSVVQEPLVYDRTGSAAGSSATSASREAAKSALSSAKRGMSNALVVSGEHTASGHPVAVFGPQTGYFAPQLLLLQELQGPGISARGASFAGLSMYVELGRGQDYSWSATTSGQDIIDTYAVELCQDDYHYLYRGTCTPMEKVERKNAWKPTVADGTAAGSYTMRVWRTKYGPVEYRATVGGKKVAYTTLRSSFLHEADSIVGFQMLNDPDYVKGPESFQKAVQHINYTFNWFYVDSEHTAYYNSGDNPVRANGVDAEFPVWARPAYEWRGWDPATNTADYTPPSAHPHSIDQDYYISWNNKQAKDYTTAPWGNGSVHRGNLLEDRVKKLVQQGGVTRAALVKAMADAGTADLRAEDVLPKLLKVVGSSPVTDPTAAAAVGKLQAWVAAGGKRTETSAGSKKYADADAIRILDAWWPLLVKAEFEPGLGSELFKAMTANLPVDESPSASHGPTGSHAGSSFQYGWWSYVDKDIRAVLGEQVRGPLAREYCGGGDLGACRDTLVSTLKEAAGKTAAQVYPGDDVCSAGDQWCADSINHRTLGGIKHGKISWQNRPTYQQVVEFTSHR; the protein is encoded by the coding sequence ATGCCACGGCGTAACCCACGCACCGTTCTCGACAGAATGAGAACTCCCCGCGGAATCCCCGGGTTCCTGAAGACCGCATCCGTATGCGCGCTGATCGCGGGTCTTTTGTCGCCGCTGTCGCAGGCGGCCGCCTCGGAGACGGAGACCGCGCAGGCCGCGGCGGCGGCGAACGACCACTGCGGCAACCAGTGTTCGGACATCCTCCCGCCAGGCCAGAACGGCAACGCCACCCTCGCGCAGATCCTCCTCAACCAGGCCTTCGGCACCCAGCCCGAGCATGCCGCGGACCAGCTCGGGCCCTACGCCGACCTCGCCAAGGGGTACACCGGCCTCACCAACGACAAGATCAACAATTTCTTCAACGACGCCTCTTTCGGGGTCCCGGCGGACCAGGTCGCCTCCACCGTCAAACCCGCCGGGCGCGGCGACGTGACGATCGTCCGGGACAAGAAGACCGGTGTGCCGCACATCACCGGTACCACCAGGTACGGCACGGAGTTCGGAGCCGGCTATGCGGCCGCCCAGGACCGGCTGTGGCTGATGGACGTCTTCCGGCACGTCGGACGCGGCCAGCTGACCTCCTTCGCGGGCGGCGCGCCCTCCAACCAGGGCCTGGAACAGCAGTTCTGGCGGCACGCGCCCTACACCGAGGCCGACCTCCAGGCGCAGATCGACAACGCCATCGCCACCAACGGCGAGCGCGGCAAGCTGGCCCTCGCCGACGCCAAGGCCTACCTCGACGGCATCAACGCCTACATCGACGCCTCCGACAGCGGCCGGTACTTCCCCGGCGAGTACGTTCTCACCGGGCACAAGGACTCGGTCACCAACGCCGGGAAGATCGAGCACTTCAAGATCACCGACATGGTCGCGCTTGCCTCCGTCATCGGCGCGCTGTTCGGCTCCGGCGGAGGCGGTGAGGTCAACAACGCCCTCTCGCTCCTGGCCGCCCAGGAGAAGTACGGCGTCGCCGAGGGCACCGAGGTGTGGGAGTCCTTCCGCGAGCGCAACGACCCGGAGGCCGTCCTCACCCAGCACGACGGCAGCTTCCCGTACGCGACCAAACCGGACAACCCGCAGGGCCGGGCCCTGCCCAACGCCGGCTCGGTGGTCCAGGAACCGCTGGTTTACGACCGTACGGGCAGCGCGGCCGGCTCAAGCGCCACCAGCGCCTCCAGGGAGGCGGCCAAGTCGGCCCTGTCGTCCGCCAAGCGCGGCATGTCCAACGCCCTCGTGGTCAGCGGCGAGCACACCGCCAGCGGCCACCCGGTCGCCGTGTTCGGCCCGCAGACCGGCTACTTCGCCCCCCAGTTGCTGCTGCTCCAGGAACTCCAGGGGCCGGGCATCAGCGCCCGCGGCGCCTCCTTCGCGGGCCTGAGCATGTACGTCGAACTCGGCCGCGGCCAGGACTACTCGTGGAGCGCCACGACCTCCGGCCAGGACATCATCGACACGTACGCCGTCGAGCTGTGCCAGGACGACTACCACTACCTGTACCGCGGCACCTGCACGCCGATGGAGAAGGTCGAGCGGAAGAACGCCTGGAAGCCGACGGTCGCCGACGGCACCGCGGCCGGCTCGTACACGATGCGCGTCTGGCGCACGAAGTACGGACCCGTCGAGTACCGCGCGACGGTCGGCGGCAAGAAGGTCGCCTACACCACCCTGCGCTCGTCCTTCCTGCACGAGGCCGACTCCATCGTCGGCTTCCAGATGCTGAACGACCCGGACTACGTGAAGGGCCCGGAGTCGTTCCAGAAGGCGGTGCAGCACATCAACTACACCTTCAACTGGTTCTACGTCGACTCCGAGCACACCGCGTACTACAACAGTGGCGACAACCCGGTGCGCGCGAACGGCGTCGACGCCGAGTTCCCGGTGTGGGCCCGGCCGGCGTACGAGTGGCGGGGCTGGGACCCGGCGACCAACACGGCCGACTACACCCCGCCCTCCGCCCACCCCCACTCCATCGACCAGGACTACTACATCTCCTGGAACAACAAGCAGGCCAAGGACTACACGACGGCGCCCTGGGGCAACGGCTCCGTGCACCGTGGCAACCTCCTCGAGGACCGGGTGAAGAAGCTGGTCCAGCAGGGCGGGGTGACCAGGGCCGCGCTGGTGAAGGCCATGGCCGACGCGGGCACCGCCGACCTGCGGGCGGAGGACGTCCTGCCCAAGCTGCTGAAGGTCGTGGGCAGTTCGCCGGTCACCGACCCCACCGCCGCGGCCGCCGTCGGCAAACTCCAGGCGTGGGTCGCCGCGGGCGGCAAGCGCACGGAGACCTCGGCCGGATCCAAGAAGTACGCCGACGCCGACGCGATCCGCATCCTGGACGCCTGGTGGCCGCTGCTGGTCAAGGCCGAGTTCGAACCGGGCCTCGGCAGCGAGCTGTTCAAGGCGATGACCGCCAACCTCCCCGTCGACGAGTCCCCGTCCGCCTCCCACGGCCCGACCGGGTCGCACGCCGGAAGCTCCTTCCAGTACGGCTGGTGGAGCTACGTCGACAAGGACATCCGGGCCGTGCTCGGCGAGCAGGTGCGGGGACCGCTGGCCCGCGAGTACTGCGGCGGCGGAGACCTCGGCGCCTGCCGTGACACCCTCGTCAGCACCCTGAAGGAGGCGGCCGGCAAGACCGCGGCCCAGGTCTACCCGGGCGACGACGTGTGCTCGGCGGGTGACCAGTGGTGCGCCGACTCGATCAACCACCGCACCCTCGGCGGCATCAAGCACGGCAAGATCAGCTGGCAGAACCGGCCGACCTATCAGCAGGTCGTGGAGTTCACCTCGCACCGGTGA
- a CDS encoding 3-keto-5-aminohexanoate cleavage protein → MVQVCLNGPRTAADGTAVPLTPESLADSAADAVAAGATEIHVHPKTPCGRDTLSPRVLAVTLSAIRARVSVPVGVTTGAWAEPDTAARLERIRSWTVLPDHASVNWHEPGAEEVAALLLHRGVGVEAGIWSGTDGGERFAVSPLGPKVLRVLAEVTDTDPSTAVASARGLSSDLGAAHGRPVLLHGEDGGAWPVLRLAGRLGLATRVGVEDVLVLPGGGRASNAELVAAGLKELRCRVPLRTPSPELSASLEQGDPPRPGGTTARS, encoded by the coding sequence ATGGTGCAGGTGTGCTTGAACGGTCCGCGGACCGCCGCCGACGGTACGGCGGTGCCGCTGACACCCGAGTCCCTGGCCGACTCCGCCGCCGACGCCGTCGCGGCCGGGGCCACGGAAATCCATGTCCATCCCAAGACGCCGTGCGGGCGGGACACGTTGTCGCCGCGCGTGCTTGCGGTGACGTTGTCGGCGATTCGGGCGCGGGTGTCGGTGCCGGTGGGTGTGACCACGGGGGCATGGGCCGAGCCGGACACCGCCGCCAGGCTGGAGCGGATACGGAGTTGGACCGTCCTGCCCGACCACGCGTCGGTCAACTGGCATGAGCCCGGTGCGGAGGAGGTTGCTGCCCTGCTCCTGCATCGCGGGGTGGGCGTGGAGGCCGGCATCTGGTCGGGGACGGACGGCGGGGAGCGGTTCGCTGTCTCGCCGCTGGGGCCGAAGGTGCTGAGGGTGCTGGCCGAGGTGACGGATACCGACCCTTCGACTGCGGTGGCTTCTGCACGGGGGTTGTCGTCCGACCTTGGTGCCGCGCATGGGCGTCCTGTGCTGTTGCACGGGGAGGACGGGGGCGCGTGGCCGGTGCTGCGGCTTGCGGGGCGGTTGGGGTTGGCTACGCGGGTGGGGGTGGAGGATGTGCTGGTGCTGCCGGGTGGGGGGCGGGCCTCCAACGCGGAGTTGGTTGCGGCGGGGTTGAAGGAGTTGCGCTGCAGGGTGCCGCTGCGCACACCCTCCCCCGAGCTCTCGGCTTCGCTCGAGCAGGGGGACCCCCCTCGCCCCGGCGGCACGACTGCCCGCAGCTGA